gttgacatctcaactttaatctcaacatagacCTTTTTTTTCCAGATGGTGAgctgtgactcgccttttcacatcgactttgatatgtgactacttcttttatttctgaacttgaactttctcaacttctttctgaacttgaactgttATTGTGCTTCCGCCATGCTATActactccatcaatttccttttgctgcttataccactgctgaagccaccaaatagtatgttttcccgtgcctccacttcactgagcaggacctccgttttgcattcactgaaattgttcttttttacatgtgcttttttcattatcttttaacaaaacactgaatggaaggggctatttatatcgatttgcttattcaaataggcataattctgggagaagttgggatGAGGCTGTAGGCAAATGCATGCgctttaaaattcacattgatttgGATTTATAAAAGGGAAGTAAATGGAACTTCGCTTACACATAGTTTTTACTGTGAATTTTTACTGTGCATACCCACATTTCTATTTCtatccgtatgccatgttttagtgtgaattctatgcatggcgctatacattaggccccaggtcatatcacttgcaaaaattctcagatgattctgcatctATTGGGTGTATTGATGAAGGGGAATATAATCAAATAATCAAACATAATCAAAACTGAATTTGctgttaagtgttttattttagcatttagagaCCAGAAAGTAAATAATGTCATAATTGCTTCTATTCATACTTGAGCAGACTGCAGTTTAAAAAGGTTGGTGCCAAACTATTTAAAGTGATCAATGAGGTACACTGTACTGTTTAATGGAAATTCTCATGTTTCTATATGGTTTCAGATGAACTAATTGAGGAAGTGGAGGACCTgctgaaaaaatatattcaagaAGGTGATCGACAAGCCATTTTTTTGCTGGGACAACTCTATTATGAAGAAGTAAatgttactaattttatttttgcaaagtgtttggtaatatatattataaaagacGCACAGGTACACATAACATTGATTTATAGTGTTTCTCAATTGCTTTAGACCAATTCTTTAATGACCCTTTGAATTTCTCCACCACATGTATTTACTCATGCACAACATAATCacatttctcattctttttttataaattgcaaATGCTTTAGCACAAATAAATAAGACAAGTACAGTTGTGGAGAATTTGAATAATTATCaattgtatttgtgtttgtgATCAAAATGATTATGTTGCATATCAGTTCAATAGTTTGATTCTTGAAAGCATATCAGAACTCCCTCAGTGTGTAGGTTATCTGAAAAGTTCATGCATTTGTCAAAATCTGTCATGTGTATGTTTCATTAATTACACTGACATGAAATTATTGTAATGTCGACTAAACTGGTCCTCAGGTTAAACCTAAACTTAACTAACAAAGGGGAAGGTTCTGACACTTTAGATCAACCAGTACACCTGCTGTCAAGTTAGCTCACAGATGAGATGATTGTGGCCATTGCCAAACACACCGATAGAGATTGAGTGCAGCTGAATTTGTATACTTTGTGAACAATGAGGCAAACAATGAACGCATGCAGTtcttggaggaggaagaggagtcaGGATATGTGGCAGTGGTTTAAGGGcaaggcaaaaaaataaaggaagaggAAGAACAGTGCAGAAGCACAGAACTGTCCCAGCTTAAATATGGTCCACACTTGGAGACCATGTTATTAATCATGGTTGGTTGCAAGGTATGGCCTAATGTAAGCCagtgtacagtgccctccatcaCTGAAACATTCCACAGGGAAAACAGATATGCTACATGATATTTCAGTTACAGTAACATGGTAATTTACAGTCGCAGTAATGTAACACGTTTGGAAGTCATTCAGTAAGAAAGTCATGGAGTGCAAAGTACAATATATGGAATTTgtccactttgtgaattccagtGGATATTGGATGAGACAACTGCCTCATGCCAATAGTAGAACACACCAACAAGAACAACTAAGAACACCAGAACAAGAACACCAGCAAGAACTAACATGTTTAGAGAAAACAGTGCTCTCACAGATTAATAGGTCAAGAGATTCAAAGGGCAATTTTGTAGGAGATAACCTTGTACTGCTGAAATCGGTGCTTGAATACCTGAATAGTATTCAGTTTGATACACAATAACAGTTTGGTACAGTAGACATCCAGTGAGAGTGGTGGAATGTACAACAAGACCGCTTAGAATTGGAAAATAAGGAATACATTTCAAGAGTCCACTGTCACACTGACAAAACATGTAGACATTTTGACCACCATGGTTTTACATGTTAAAGGTCCTACATTTTGGTGACACTGACTTATTCATTGACACAATCATTTAAATTTTGAAGCATAAGTTAAGTGTTTTGATAAATGTACCTGGCACTATGAGAATGATAAGTGTTTCATAAAATGAGCCAAAGTCCACTTAGAAAAAATTTGTTAATTTGTAGCTCAAAATATCATCCTACAAACAAAGCATTCAAAATTCAATATTGAAATAGCAAGtgaaaaaaggatgaaaaattACAGAGTAATAAAAACTATGATAGCAATGCACTTAAAATTTGTCCTAAGTTAAAAACACCTTGAATGAATCTGTATTGTGAATGTTACATATTTACTGGAAGCCAAACATAATGCTGTGGCACTGCCATGATAATATCGATTTAATTCCCAAATGTGCATATACACAGTGGTCACTTTATCCGATACACCTTCTGTACCTAAAAGCAAGCTGCCCAAATTTCCCACCGATTGCTCTCAGATAATCCCAATTATATCAGAACATTGCCCTAGAGGTATTGTGTTCAGTTGTTGTTTGTGTTGTGTTAAATGTGTACAGGGCTCGAGGCTTGTATACAGTAGTGCTCTAGAAAGAATTTAActgaacaaaagatgcaaaactATGAATGTGGGTCAGTGTTACTCCAAAGTATACTACAGTTTTTGCAGGATTATCTAGTGGTGACCCTGTACTTCAAATCCCTCACTTGATCTCAACCCTCATACTTAATTAGATTGAGATAAGGAGACTGAGGAGACCAATGCACTATGATGAACTCACCATCATGTACCTGGAAACATTACCACACTTTTCCTAGCCTTATGGCATAGATTAGCACATTGTTTTCAGAAAGAGTATTTGCACAAAGGTAGACTGCCACcataaaattattaaacaattGGAAACGATTTGCAGATGTAGTATTGAAAACACTGATTTCAAGAGAGTCTTTATGGGCAGTGAGTGGTTGTGCTACACCATTATAATACCACCACCAGCCTATTTTGAGGACAATTGGTAGGAGGATCAATGGAGTTTTTCCTATTCCTAACTACAGTTATTCTTGGCTCATCTTAAATCATCAGGAAGTGGGATTCACCAGCCCAGCTGTTCTTTTTGCAACACTCCAATGTACCTCATCCAAATGTCCCCCTGGGGAAaactaaagttctatctatctatcccactgTAGATGCATTCTTCTTTTTTGCCTGTATTAATGGTCAGATGAGAAAGTGTGCATTTTCATATGACCCTTTAAGCACAATAGCTGCAGCCTATCTGCTGCTTTACACAACTCCATTTAAAAGTCatgattatattttatcattACTTTTTCTGACTACAGTATAGGCAGTGATAGGATTTTCTAAACTGGTAGCCATGTTGATACTCCTGTGTCTtatatgtgttttaaaatacAGCAGTGTTGCTTTTCTTGACATACTCCTCATATCAGTAAGTAAGGTAGGTGTCCATTCTATTCCAGAGTTAAAGCCAGTCAAATCTTTAATATTGACCAGTCTTCCCAAGTTGGAGACGTTGTTAAGATAGTTACAGTGTGATAACATTTGATAATAAAAAATCCAGATGGacccattttttgtttatttaagtgCAAAACTTTTAGGGACATTACAGAAGGGAAATCAGACAAAGCCAAAACTTGTAACGAAGAGGTCAAGCATGGTAGTAAAAAGAAATGGCAGTTTGTAAAGTTGTACACAACACTAGAATTGAAACCAGAAAATTCTAATTGGAAGATTGTTGTAAAATGAAGGAGAGACTTTATTTTTGAGCTTTGTTCACGGACATCTTAATGTGAGCTGCAATCTTGCATAAGGTGGCCACCATGATGTCAAGTGATGCATGCTTCATGTGACTGCAGCATTATAGCAATCAGAAGCACAAAAGTGATTgcctttctgttttaaattttattgtctgcttttatggCAGTGATGTTGGTAAGCAGTCAATTCCATAGAAAGAACAGCTGGACCTGATAAAGTGGCCACACTCAGCTTATCTTTGTGTATTTAGTCTGCAGTGAAATGTGGCCATCAGGAATTGTTTTTACTAATGCAATCTTGTATTTTCAAACACAGAGTAGATATGAAGAAGCCTTTTTGGAGTTTGCCAAAGTCAAGGATACAGACCTCCAAGCACTGTACCAACTGAGTGTGATGTATTATGATGGACTGGGAATCAAAGCAGACTGCGTGAGTTAATTAATGTCTGCTTTTTTTGCAGATATTTAACAATATGCATTTCTTATATAGTGCATATTCTGTTAGATATCTTTAGATGAGaataaaaagttaattcaaaatcaGAACTTCAATGTAAGGATAAGAAATTGACTTACATTTCCAATGAATGAAAGGTCTGTTTGGCAAAGCAGAGTCAGTGCAAAATTGATCTTGTAAAGTTGGTTCTAGAATATGCATAAAAATATTGAATGGAGTTacttaaaataagcattttacatatataaaataagcagcctagttttattttactttgtatgtTTATGGTCGTAAAGTTTTAGTGTGttaagagtggtggctctgaggctaaggatctgcgctggtatcctgaaggttgcaaGTTCGAATttccgtcactgccaaaagagatcctactctgctgggcccttgagcaaggcccttaaccttcagttgctccaggagtgctgtacaatggctgacactgCGTTCTGACCcgaaggggtatgcgaaaactaacaaattcctaatacgagaaattgtataaggtgaaataaagaacaaaaaaaacaaactgaagctCTGTATTTAGTCCATCATGTAATCAGGCTCAAAACATCAATCTGTCATAGAAGATGGTGTGGACAGAGGTGGGAAATGGCAGACTGAAACATATGAAAAGCCTCCAAGTACAGAGAGGTCATTGCTTTAGGGGTATAAGCATAAGAGGAAAGGTGTTGCATGTCTTGGAATTTAGACTTGAGCATCAGGACAGGCATGGGGACCAAGTGCTAGCGGGCAGGTGACCCAGTAATTGACAAAGATGCGTAACTCTTACCTAACCAGGAAGGACATTAAGTTCCTGAAGGGATTGGATGGGCCTTGCTGTTCCCAAAGTGAAGTAATTAGCCAAGGGGTAGCTTTAGAGACCTGGACATTTAAGAGCAACAAAATGTTGTAGAGATACCAGGGACCCCTAGAGTAACTTCCTGCCTGTTAGCCATAGACCAATACAGAGCCACTCTGATCACTAAAGCATCTCGCTGCCAGTAGCAGAAGTACGGAGGCAAGAGGTGGCCTGGAGTGgcgttaaaatgtattattttctctCTGTTCATTTCATTAGAAAATAAACCCTTTATTTCGACTCTCTTTGGCACTGTTTTATATTCAAGGATTTTACAAAAGAGGTCACACTATTAAGTAATGACAGTTATTAATACAAGTTTTTCTGTGTAATTTCTTGACAGAAAAAAGCAGTGGAGTATATGTCAAGGATTTCCACAACagcctctttaaaaactgagcaTTTAAAATATGCTGCATTATACAACTTGGGGCGAGCATATTTTGAGGGCTTTGGTGTCAAACAGTCAGATGAAGAAGCAGAAAGGTATGCCTACAGTCAAAAGTGAAATCAGGTACAAAGAGctgtaatttaaaattacattttgtattttgtatacttaaataaaatattgtggtAACACATTAGTatagatactgcaaaaataaccagatcttaaaaaacacttttttaggtcttcataacatttacaaagtAGACGTGAAGTGTTTATTTagctctgcaatgtgacctactaacaatgttactttggagtggtctgaggtggctgaAAGGAAACACATTTCTCTCAATATTATTGAGACCtgtaaatccttcatattaacgaATAATTTTACTGTCATGTTAATATGTCACACTGCACAAAGATGAATAACCtgtctgatgttttataagtgctaTAAAGACCAAAAGAATCCCTTGTTAAggccttgttacataagagtaagcGAATAGTAGATGAGTTTTTGCAGTACttgaactaaagtgttaccaatctGTTACATCAGTGTAAATATCCTGAATTTGGCACATACTTTAAAGTCTATGTGGGGATAAATAATAAACCATTATTTCATACAATCTTGGCCTACAGTAGAATACAGTTAATTTACAGCAGGCAGTAACAGAGTACTGCCATGAGTGTGTAATCTGAATTAAATAAGGTACTTGAACTGCTTATAGCAAACATGTATGCCATTTTTAGATTTGGTGGGGGCAGCTACAGATATTCTTGTATCCTTCATACAAAACTGTCCATACAATTAAACATAAATTCTGCCACAGTAATTAAGGTTAACAACTTTATAAcctattatatttattttgatttaagacAAGAGCAgatgtggcggcacggtggcgcagtggtagcgctgctgcctcgcagttaggagacctgggtttgcttcccgggtcctccctgcttggagtttgcatgttctcccagtgtctgtgtgggtttcctcccacagtccaaagacatgcaggttaggtgcattggtgatcctaaattgtccctagtttgtgttctgtggtgggctggcgccctgcccgggatttgtttcctgccttgtgccctgtgttgtctgggattggctccagcagacccccgtgaccctgtagttaggatatagcaggttggataatggatagatggatggacattacCAGATGCAACGCAAACAAACCTGCACTGTTTTCTCCTGTGTCTAAAAAGCATATTATACATATTAGAAATACTTGACTCACAGATGATGTATAAGAAagtgtgtgcatttatttatttaccacatAGCAGTATTAATTTTCCAGCTTATTTGCACTTTACTGAGAAGTTGCTCAGACTTTATTCAAAACATTGTTGATGAAGGAATAGGAATAGTACAGGTAGAAAGTCTCTGCAAATTCTACATGTGTTCAATGATTCACACATGCCTGTTTACATTTCATACAGCATTTTGGTTAGCAAGAGACTCATTCAAGGGAGTAGCCATTCACTCTCTTACCTGAATTCCTCTTTGCCACAGACTGCCACCTTCAACTCACATTGGAATAGTTCACAGCGGAGTGATACAATTGGGATGAGAACTGGAACCTCTAAGTTGAGGTCATGGTCCTCTACtggaaattataaaagaaaaaaaaaacaggttgagAAGAAgttctaaatatatattacaaattaGTGTAATAACTCCCCCAACAGGTCAAGCAGATATTACAAGCTAAAGGGTTGAAAGGGCCCAAGATACTCGCAGAAATGCAGGGTAACAACAGAGAAGAGTTTCCATTAAACAAAATTCTGACTTGGGCTCATTCCTTCCCTGTTGGGAAACTGTGGACTTGTCACTCAATGATAATCTTTAATTTTTATCTTTGTAGATTGTGGCTTCTTGCAGCAGATGATGGAAACCCAAAAGCAAGTATAAAAGCTCAGACTGCCTTAGGACTGTTTTACTGCCGACCAGATACCTTGGACTTGAAAAAGGTAttgaaaaaggataaaaaaaaaacccaaaacaactcctccatgtaatttaaaaaagcatACATTCTTGACATTTATAGCAGATGAcatgagaaaaataacaaatataatgaCTGCTGCTGCTTTGCTTTGCAAATCTAAATAACTTTTCACTGGTGAAAATATACagatttgcatttctttttggttGCAGGAAAGAGTATGAGATATAAGATGTGATAAGTGTATTTACTAGTTTATACATATTGTTAGTACTACATGTTTATGTTAAGGTACCAAATTCACAGAGGTATACAATTGTGGTGGTGTATGGCTGTTGGTTAATACCACCCTCCAGCACACAATCTCAGTTACCTTATTTAACCACCACTTACTAGAAGTGTTTTGGCTACAATAGAACCTGTAAAATACTACAAGTAGAGAATAATAATACTCAGAATTCCAGTGACAGCCTTcagatatatattaaaaatagctgacGTGGTCTAACAAACATTACACCTAACGGAGTCTAAGTTCAGGTCTCAGGTCTCTCCCTGCTATGTCTTAAAGGTACTGAAGTTTTTGTACCACGTCCTAAAGATATTAAGGTTAAATTAGTTGGTTAATCTAAATGAGTTCACTTTGAGACAGAGAGAGTATGTGCATTAGAAACCCCTGCACTGGACCAGTGCTCTAACCTGGATTGAACACATGCCGTGTCCTCAGTGCTATCAGGATAGGCTCTGGATCCCTACACATCCAAAATTGGAGTGAATGAGTTTagtaaattataattattttaaaatagtttgaagGACTTACTAGTTTTTACATATGTGTATAATATCTTTAGCTTTGTTTTTCTGCTCTAAAGTGGtcaacttcaacaacaacaacagcatttatttatatagcacatattcatacaaaaaaatgtagctcaaagtgctttacaaaatgaatacaaaatgaatagaaaaatacaaatcaagATTGTATGATTGACTGAAATGTGTTATGCATTAGGCCTTTTTCTGGCATTCAGAAGCTTGTGGGAATGGAAGTCTGGAGTCCCAGGGTGCATTAGGAGTCATGTACCTTTATGGATATGGTATTCCCCAAGATACACAAGCAGCATTTGAGTGCTTGAAAGAAGCGTCTGAACGAGGAAATGTTTATGCTCAAGGCCACCTCATCACCCATTACTACAACAAAAAGTTATATTCAAGAGCTGCAGAACTTGCCAAAAGGTAGGAGCAGTACTGAAATCACATTTTAATGTTCTGATTTgttaattcaaaaaatgtgtttgtttttttattttacacaagtGTATATTTTTTTGCACTAGGAAGGCTTCACACTTTAAATCTGACCTGATTATGGTTCTTTTCTCTTCACCAAATACAGCTCTGTGAAAAAGTCCTATTGCTCTCATATACAGTAGATGCTTCAGGGCTCAAGCCGTCTAGAGCTTGTAGAGTTCTCATAGCTATCCTTTAGTCTTTATCTATCATGGTTATGCCATCCTTGTTACAGGAAGGCCAAAACACCATTCAAGAGTATCATATTATACACTTTAGAActcattaaagttcatgtttgTACAATTATAAGGTACATAATATCTCATATACCAAAATAAATCATTTGCATCATTGTTTCTGTTGTGCAAATTCATATGACCTGTTTTGCTGGaacattcaaacaaaaaaaaaaattgcaattttgTCTTCAAGATGCTCCCATTTCTAATTTTCAGGAATCCTCATTTGAATTTAAAGGCTGCAATGCTATGTTTACTTTTATATTATGAGTAGCTAcagagcagagagagagaaacccaGTTACCGTATTTTCTTAAGTATAGCCTGCACCTCTGTATAACTCACATTTTGTCTGTTTTCAGTAAATATCAAATTGTACAACCCACATATTTCGTCTCTTTCACCTGGGGGTGTTGGGGGTAACAAAAATGCTTGCTGTCTTATTAAAAAGAATACAGTATacataaccagaacacctgaatAATTTAACCCGCAATCAATGATAGCCATCATGCGCAAATTATTGCACCACTTTTAACTGTCATGTTGCTCACCATTAAAGGTATTCATTACCGAAACAACAGTGTTGCGTCATGGAAATTggattttgtaataaaataaagaatattagcCATCCACCTAGGTACACAAACACGATCTTGGTAACCTCATTAAACACAATGGGACACAATAGGAAAAAACTtaatatttctgattttccttttgttaTAACAGCACCTTTTTAATGAGCCTTTTTGGCAGTACATATTTTAGTTGCCTTTGCCAGCGTACAGTTTTACACACAGTGTGCACAATAGCTGATTACACACTTAATATGCATTGCCCAAAGTAATAAGgagtaatattgttatttttattcaccTGTAAAGGAAAAAAGGGCAAAGAGTTTATGTTAGTTTTGTAAGTCAGTCCTTGACCACCTTTTCCCACTCATTGCACTATTGTTTTACTTTATCCTTCCATTTAGCTATCAACTAACAATATCCTATGCTTTTTCTGCTTTGCACTTTTGTTAGGTATTATTAACTTAATCATTCCCTGATAAACATTCACACTGTCATGAAATAGGAAATCTGAAAAATCACAACGCATTCTACACTTAAAACATTGGTGTTTTGCTATTTAAAACCTGTCTGGTGCACACTCATCCACTTCACGGTGATTACTTTCCACATCCTATCTTAGGTACTAAAATGTCATTGTGGTAACTTGAAACCCaggtttttcattttctgatgtcTTTGAAGGTTTACCCACAATGTGGGTTTTgatgtctttttcattttattcaagaaaatgtttcttgttcagtCAATTACAATTTTTGTGGGAATTACCAATATTACAATTTTAATtgtagttatccatccatccattatccaacccggtacatcctaaccacagggtcacggtggtctgctggagccaatccaggccaacacagggcgcaaggcaggaaacacaccccgggcagggcgccagcccaccacagtaattgTAGTTATTTATTAGCCTATTGTAAGACAGACAACAGGATTTAGAGCTGGCCGAAGCTAGTCTATTCATTTGAAAATTGACAACAAAAATAATCACTGGAAACATTAACTCATTGTTGAGACATAAACAGGAGTTAATGTAAagccttgagaaaaaaaaaatgtggttttaCTTTTTGGATTTGTGAGATTGTCAACCTGTACCGCCTAAAATGAAGTCTTGGTTAAATCATTCGGTAATCTTTCATTGCAGAGAGAACTAAgattacatttacaaatatttaggtAAGTCGCAGGCTTGTTAAACCAGCAGCTCCTTCCCATTtactataaaaaatgtataacttgTGTGTTCAATTCAGGAAGAGATGGTAATCCAATCCAGGATCATGGAGATGTGAGACTACCCCAGCTGACCAGAGTGCAATGGGAAAGGCTCCAGTCTATTGCATGGTCAACTTGTACAAACGTTCATTTATGCCAGCTAACCTAACTTGTATGTGTTTCTGAATATGAAAGGATAACCCTCACAGATTTGAGGAGAATTTGCAGTCCTCACACAAACTGGAagtgggattcaaatccaggGAATGCTGGctcagtgaggcagcagcactaaacactgtACCATTGTACAACCCAAAACCAAGTTCAATTTCAACAAAGTTATCACCCTCCTAGTTACAGGCCTTGAAGGAATTTTGGATCTTTTCGATCATTTACTAGCTTGAATGGTACAATTCACACCCTGTGATATCAACAGTACTGTGTTCTTAAGGTCTGTACTCACCAACACAAAGAATATCTTCCAACCATTTTGAAGTAAGCTTGCTTTTATTATTTGACTGCTGTTTTACAGTGTAGATCTTTCATCTGACAAATGGCCCCACATcagaaaaacataaaagataaacCTCATAGTATCACATCACACTCCAAAACCCAtaactgttttaaaatatgaTGGTTGATGTTCAAGCTTCCCTGTTACTAACTTCTCATTCTCTTGGTTGAGCCATAAAGGAAACAGCCAGGTAGGATAGCAAGAAGACAAacgggaaaaaaaacacatgcaacgAAGTAATTAACAGACTTAAGAAGTATGCAAtatattaaaattagttcaattgTATATCAGTGGGGTATGCAGCGATTCCACAGTTTGGGGTCTTTGAATATCAAGGCTTTAGCTCCTGCAGTACTTTTATTATCTTTAGGATTTGTAGGCTAGCATCTTGAGATatgttctatatacagtatatcaaacttAAGTTGCATGTGGATTCTGCA
This genomic window from Polypterus senegalus isolate Bchr_013 chromosome 4, ASM1683550v1, whole genome shotgun sequence contains:
- the LOC120527510 gene encoding LRP2-binding protein isoform X2 → MNSAPASDWQSDKSAQLFHTVNEVYGLSIDPQSKKRDELIEEVEDLLKKYIQEGDRQAIFLLGQLYYEESRYEEAFLEFAKVKDTDLQALYQLSVMYYDGLGIKADCKKAVEYMSRISTTASLKTEHLKYAALYNLGRAYFEGFGVKQSDEEAERLWLLAADDGNPKASIKAQTALGLFYCRPDTLDLKKAFFWHSEACGNGSLESQGALGVMYLYGYGIPQDTQAAFECLKEASERGNVYAQGHLITHYYNKKLYSRAAELAKRMSKYENIPEIARATDCRIDYIRKGSPS
- the LOC120527510 gene encoding LRP2-binding protein isoform X1, whose amino-acid sequence is MNSAPASDWQSDKSAQLFHTVNEVYGLSIDPQSKKRDELIEEVEDLLKKYIQEGDRQAIFLLGQLYYEESRYEEAFLEFAKVKDTDLQALYQLSVMYYDGLGIKADCKKAVEYMSRISTTASLKTEHLKYAALYNLGRAYFEGFGVKQSDEEAERLWLLAADDGNPKASIKAQTALGLFYCRPDTLDLKKAFFWHSEACGNGSLESQGALGVMYLYGYGIPQDTQAAFECLKEASERGNVYAQGHLITHYYNKKLYSRAAELAKRMSKYENIPEIARATDCRIDYIRKGLAIALFYYARCLQLGLGATQNSKEAQYYYSKAALLDPDVVADLQTEVNHGIL